A region from the Maridesulfovibrio zosterae DSM 11974 genome encodes:
- a CDS encoding YitT family protein: MDAVISRFQTWSYSIAWNICLLSMGSFLTALAIKAVIIPNAFLPSGISGLALLGYYIFPVLSSGVWIFLLNIPVFLLGWFFISRRFFWYSLYGMVTLSGFIELVPWTISFHDKWLAVLAGGVVLGLGSGVSLRSLGSTGGLGILQILAREKLGIKVGQFSMGFNVVVLGVGTVWLNLNDVLYSLAMIYVSAAAIDAVQRLFNQRKLVLIITAFPDDVSGAIMTKLGRGTTLIDAKGGYTGKERTVIMTVVDSFRIKRLEATIFTIDPAAFVIIEETFSVLGKGFSVPR, from the coding sequence TTGGATGCTGTTATAAGTCGTTTTCAAACGTGGAGTTACTCAATAGCTTGGAATATTTGCTTATTAAGCATGGGGTCATTTCTTACCGCACTTGCAATCAAGGCGGTAATTATTCCAAATGCCTTTTTACCCAGTGGGATTTCAGGTCTTGCTCTTCTTGGATATTATATTTTTCCAGTTCTGTCTTCAGGGGTATGGATTTTTCTGCTAAATATTCCTGTTTTTTTACTGGGATGGTTTTTTATCAGTAGAAGGTTTTTCTGGTACAGTCTGTATGGCATGGTCACACTTAGCGGTTTCATTGAACTTGTTCCGTGGACTATTTCTTTTCATGATAAGTGGCTGGCCGTACTGGCCGGAGGAGTCGTTCTGGGCCTTGGTTCCGGTGTTTCTTTGCGTTCGCTTGGCTCAACCGGAGGGCTGGGGATTCTACAGATTCTTGCCCGTGAAAAACTAGGCATTAAAGTCGGTCAGTTCTCGATGGGCTTTAATGTTGTTGTTCTAGGTGTAGGAACAGTCTGGCTTAATTTAAATGATGTACTTTATTCATTAGCGATGATTTACGTTTCTGCGGCTGCGATTGATGCTGTACAGCGTCTTTTTAACCAGCGTAAGTTGGTTTTAATTATTACAGCCTTTCCAGATGATGTCTCAGGAGCTATTATGACTAAGCTTGGACGGGGAACTACATTGATTGATGCCAAGGGTGGGTATACCGGCAAGGAAAGGACAGTTATTATGACGGTTGTAGATTCATTTAGAATTAAACGGCTTGAAGCCACTATTTTTACCATTGACCCTGCTGCTTTTGTAATAATTGAAGAAACCTTCAGTGTTCTTGGAAAAGGATTTAGTGTACCAAGGTAG
- a CDS encoding SAM hydrolase/SAM-dependent halogenase family protein, which translates to MSRTIGLLTDFGLDDPYVGQMKGVLAIHAPESYVIDVSHGVSPFCIAQGAFFLAAAMNHFPENTIFITVVDPGVGSGRKIIGAEFNERIVIAPDNGILELAESQFTGTMIVTDLSETAGKMSSSSTFHGRDLFAPLAAEIASGTSLENLGPKFPLRNLVRKGIQKPVWKNDEVKVIVLHKDRFGNLILNIPDKQIMPERMCISREKCNVCCVKRVSCYTELEDMSIGLLAGSQGFYELALKRGSASEMLGVEPEDTLILKWSGQCEKG; encoded by the coding sequence ATGAGCAGAACAATCGGGCTTTTAACTGATTTCGGGCTGGATGATCCGTACGTTGGACAGATGAAGGGTGTACTGGCCATTCATGCGCCTGAATCATATGTAATTGATGTCAGTCATGGTGTGTCTCCTTTTTGTATAGCACAGGGGGCTTTTTTTCTGGCAGCAGCTATGAATCATTTTCCTGAAAATACAATTTTTATTACGGTTGTCGATCCTGGGGTTGGCAGTGGTAGAAAGATAATCGGTGCTGAATTTAATGAGCGCATTGTAATTGCACCGGATAATGGAATTCTTGAGCTTGCAGAATCACAATTTACCGGAACCATGATTGTCACGGATTTAAGTGAAACTGCCGGTAAAATGAGTAGTTCATCAACGTTTCACGGGCGGGATCTTTTTGCTCCTCTGGCCGCTGAGATAGCAAGCGGAACTTCCCTTGAAAACCTCGGCCCTAAATTTCCTTTGCGTAATCTTGTACGTAAAGGCATTCAAAAACCTGTCTGGAAGAATGATGAAGTTAAAGTAATCGTGCTGCATAAGGATCGTTTTGGAAATCTGATACTTAATATTCCTGATAAACAAATTATGCCGGAACGAATGTGTATTTCTAGAGAAAAGTGTAATGTCTGCTGTGTCAAGAGAGTATCCTGCTACACAGAGCTTGAAGACATGAGTATAGGACTTCTTGCCGGAAGTCAGGGATTCTATGAACTGGCACTTAAACGAGGATCTGCATCTGAAATGCTGGGAGTAGAGCCGGAAGATACACTTATCTTGAAATGGAGCGGGCAGTGCGAAAAGGGATAA
- a CDS encoding adenosylcobinamide-GDP ribazoletransferase — protein MRKGIIRDFLITLGFMTRLGPVIDIEAKDLARTVKWMPLSGLVLGSVIVCPFYLGLFADKFWIQAWLSVGASVYLTRGLHFDGIADIADGAGPYPDAVRFWEIIKDSRSGVFGILASVIVLLGQVVCFYYIFEAHAYAAAIWIFIVGRMGCSAMCRIGRPFSRPGQGVLFMDGADWPSLAVAFISTILTGFLAVNIQTQITAYVLGGGSLLFLFRLAKKVNGANGDFLGGAVVLAEISGLLAFAALN, from the coding sequence GTGCGAAAAGGGATAATAAGAGATTTTTTAATTACACTTGGTTTTATGACCAGACTAGGTCCTGTTATTGATATTGAAGCAAAGGATTTAGCGAGGACTGTTAAGTGGATGCCACTTAGTGGTCTTGTGCTGGGGAGTGTAATCGTATGCCCTTTTTATTTAGGTCTTTTTGCCGATAAATTCTGGATTCAGGCATGGCTTAGTGTTGGCGCTTCAGTTTACTTGACTCGCGGTCTGCATTTTGACGGAATTGCTGATATCGCAGATGGAGCAGGGCCGTATCCCGATGCCGTGCGTTTCTGGGAGATTATTAAGGACAGTCGTTCCGGTGTATTCGGGATTCTGGCTTCTGTTATTGTTCTTCTTGGACAGGTGGTTTGTTTTTATTATATTTTTGAAGCACATGCCTATGCCGCAGCCATATGGATTTTTATAGTGGGCCGGATGGGCTGTTCGGCTATGTGCCGTATTGGAAGACCATTTTCAAGGCCTGGACAGGGCGTCCTTTTCATGGACGGAGCTGATTGGCCTTCGCTTGCAGTTGCCTTTATCTCGACGATACTGACAGGCTTTTTGGCAGTTAATATTCAAACACAGATCACAGCCTATGTTTTAGGTGGGGGAAGTCTTTTATTTCTTTTTCGACTGGCTAAAAAAGTAAATGGGGCTAATGGTGATTTTCTAGGAGGCGCAGTGGTGCTGGCAGAGATCTCCGGGTTGCTCGCTTTTGCTGCTCTTAATTAA
- a CDS encoding sensor histidine kinase, with translation MNNLPSLKEFGIQLDLLKKLLKDCKDDHASNIAQSIFESYVFARDEVLRTEDKLITTRNTLDELSERYDKVELKLKETLSAYSSDFQFFSKLCRAFDSINTLRSISELSDILVDISKGLGINKLTVVLERDLCSGIDCSEIPTFYMQGCMRYIDATLSPGPNRVFIGPINKMMRPDIFFGDPEMSPDSDGSCFAFGLMNKYKPGELIGLLSIYDPSENRYHPEMATDFLEHFCNSMASTLIDVINHQQADILRHDVESITRHDLKTPLNAVINLPYVLLDDETDPSRIEMIEAIQDSGYKLLGLINRSYDIYRMESGTYSLNPEGVDLIPLIDHIKRDLSLLAESKDVVLKVFIDERESMKNDQFIVRGEELLLFSMLANLIKNALEATPDIQPVSIYLANFEKSTISIHNSGAVPEIVRKSFFDKYSTEGKADGTGLGTYSARLIVRAHDGEISMESSASKGTTVTVKLPLSKEQ, from the coding sequence ATGAACAATCTGCCTTCATTAAAAGAATTCGGAATACAGCTGGATCTTTTGAAAAAGCTTCTTAAAGACTGTAAAGATGACCATGCTTCAAACATTGCTCAGTCGATTTTTGAAAGTTATGTTTTTGCCAGAGATGAAGTTCTACGTACCGAAGATAAGTTGATTACTACACGTAATACTCTGGATGAATTAAGTGAGCGATATGACAAGGTGGAGCTGAAGCTTAAAGAGACCTTATCTGCTTACAGTTCTGACTTTCAATTTTTCAGTAAGCTATGTAGGGCCTTTGACAGTATAAACACACTGCGTTCAATATCTGAACTTTCGGATATACTCGTTGATATCTCTAAGGGACTCGGAATCAACAAGCTTACCGTGGTACTGGAGCGTGATCTTTGTTCAGGTATTGATTGCAGCGAAATTCCGACTTTTTATATGCAAGGATGCATGCGTTATATTGATGCGACATTGAGTCCCGGACCTAATCGAGTTTTTATAGGTCCCATAAATAAAATGATGCGCCCTGACATTTTTTTTGGTGATCCTGAAATGTCACCGGATAGTGACGGTTCATGTTTTGCCTTCGGGCTTATGAATAAATATAAGCCAGGAGAACTTATCGGACTACTGTCTATTTATGATCCTTCTGAAAATCGTTACCACCCTGAAATGGCGACAGATTTTTTAGAGCACTTCTGTAATTCCATGGCCTCCACACTTATTGATGTCATCAATCATCAACAGGCTGACATTTTACGCCATGATGTGGAGAGCATTACCCGTCATGATCTGAAAACACCGCTTAACGCTGTTATTAACCTGCCCTATGTTCTTCTGGACGATGAAACTGATCCATCTCGAATTGAAATGATAGAAGCTATTCAGGATTCAGGCTATAAACTGCTTGGTTTAATTAACAGATCTTATGATATTTACCGCATGGAGTCAGGAACATACTCGCTAAATCCTGAAGGAGTAGATTTAATACCGCTGATTGATCATATCAAAAGAGATTTAAGCCTGCTGGCTGAATCCAAGGATGTGGTTCTTAAGGTCTTTATTGATGAGCGTGAATCAATGAAAAATGACCAGTTTATTGTCAGAGGGGAAGAATTGTTGCTTTTTTCCATGCTTGCTAACCTTATTAAAAACGCATTAGAGGCAACTCCTGACATCCAGCCAGTTTCAATTTATCTTGCAAATTTTGAAAAAAGTACAATCTCTATTCACAACTCCGGTGCGGTTCCTGAAATAGTCAGGAAGTCCTTTTTTGATAAGTACTCAACCGAAGGGAAAGCAGATGGAACAGGTCTTGGAACATATTCTGCCAGACTCATTGTTCGCGCCCATGATGGAGAAATCAGTATGGAATCTTCTGCTTCCAAAGGAACAACTGTTACAGTCAAACTTCCCTTAAGCAAAGAGCAGTAA
- a CDS encoding cache domain-containing protein, with translation MYKSMRAIILLFAAGLVVITTAGLTFFAQNEVSNAIYESEFTHAHELVDSTLLNVATEYQSLIFYKNAAMEWRKEELKNIVDVAENIIRMNYERYLNGSLSEDEAKKISLQQLKAIRFANGVGYVWVNDNLKPIPRMIMHPTIPELDGTILDDPKFNQTKDTHQNLFAAFREVCAKYGNGYVEYLWPKPLADGLSKEQPKLSYVTLFKKWNWIIGSGIYIDDLDRAVAKRFDAILEELRITFAQIKIAKSGYLFLFSGKNEILIHPSYQGADASKLINPSSGKSIVAELSKAAKGTGIFEYPWDKPPNHIGEFIYEKRAYIRYFEPLDWYVCSTVYKDELQQPGQLIRDKIVRFSIAFLAVALAFATLLSSKIVHPLLKLTAAARAIREGGVSAAEIPIGGPAEIKDLGTVISEMLISIKIGLEDKEELLQALRNGNNALSATNYQLEEKIRENVRKEQELLRLRNHQKNILDSMPSVLVGIDRNGAINQWNKEAEKFTERSFEEVKGLLLSEVLPKISIEVERAQGSIMSGKTVHKIRIPRVKDGETYYENITIYPLISNGHDGVVIRLDDVTERVRIEEMMIQTEKMMSVGGLAAGMAHEINNPLGGILQGTQNIERRLSADMQKNIIEAEKLGVTIETIREYIQARDIFKMLTGIREAASRAADIITNMLNFSRKPEVHRTSSKLDKIVDDAISLAAQDYDLNKKYDFKQIEIIRDYEKNLPFVICSPTEIEQVILNLLGNAAQAMEKMNFPEKKACITIRIYQQKDYIVIEVTDNGPGMEESIRKRVFEPFFTTKPKGQGTGLGLSVSYFIITENHHGSFTIDSTLGKGTTFAFKLPINR, from the coding sequence ATGTATAAATCAATGCGGGCAATAATTCTTCTTTTTGCAGCCGGGTTGGTAGTTATAACAACAGCAGGGCTGACTTTTTTCGCTCAAAATGAAGTTTCCAACGCTATTTATGAGAGTGAGTTTACACATGCCCACGAATTAGTTGACTCCACACTTCTTAATGTAGCTACAGAATACCAGAGTCTCATTTTTTATAAAAATGCAGCCATGGAATGGCGTAAAGAAGAACTTAAAAATATTGTTGATGTTGCTGAAAACATTATCAGAATGAATTATGAAAGATATCTTAACGGATCTTTATCAGAGGATGAAGCTAAAAAAATCAGCCTTCAACAACTTAAGGCCATACGGTTTGCCAATGGAGTCGGATATGTATGGGTAAATGATAACCTGAAGCCTATCCCACGTATGATTATGCATCCGACCATACCCGAACTGGATGGAACCATTCTTGATGATCCCAAATTCAATCAAACTAAAGATACCCACCAAAATCTTTTTGCCGCCTTTCGGGAAGTCTGTGCGAAATATGGAAATGGGTATGTTGAATACCTATGGCCTAAACCGCTTGCTGACGGGCTCAGTAAGGAGCAGCCCAAACTATCCTATGTGACCCTTTTCAAAAAATGGAACTGGATCATTGGCTCAGGTATATACATTGATGATCTGGATAGGGCTGTTGCTAAAAGATTCGATGCTATTCTTGAAGAACTTCGAATAACCTTTGCACAAATTAAAATAGCTAAAAGCGGCTACCTGTTCCTGTTCTCAGGTAAAAATGAAATTCTGATACACCCTTCATACCAAGGGGCTGATGCATCAAAACTTATAAATCCTTCGAGTGGTAAATCTATTGTTGCCGAACTATCAAAAGCAGCAAAAGGAACAGGGATATTTGAATATCCTTGGGATAAACCCCCGAATCATATTGGCGAATTTATTTACGAAAAAAGAGCTTATATAAGATATTTTGAACCACTTGACTGGTATGTCTGCTCAACTGTTTATAAGGATGAGCTTCAACAGCCGGGCCAATTAATTCGCGATAAGATAGTGCGTTTTTCAATCGCCTTTCTAGCAGTTGCTTTGGCATTTGCCACTCTACTTTCCAGTAAAATTGTCCACCCTCTGCTCAAACTTACTGCCGCTGCTAGAGCCATCAGGGAAGGCGGTGTTTCTGCTGCTGAAATTCCTATCGGAGGTCCTGCTGAAATCAAAGATCTAGGAACTGTGATTAGTGAGATGCTTATATCCATTAAAATAGGTCTTGAGGATAAAGAGGAATTATTACAAGCATTAAGAAATGGAAATAACGCATTATCTGCAACCAACTATCAACTTGAAGAAAAAATACGTGAAAATGTCAGAAAAGAACAAGAACTGTTAAGACTTCGTAATCACCAGAAAAATATTCTGGACTCCATGCCATCTGTGCTGGTGGGAATTGATCGCAATGGCGCCATCAATCAGTGGAATAAGGAGGCTGAAAAATTCACCGAGCGCAGCTTTGAAGAGGTAAAAGGGCTTCTTCTTTCAGAAGTTCTACCGAAAATATCAATAGAAGTTGAAAGGGCCCAAGGCAGTATTATGTCAGGTAAAACTGTTCATAAAATACGTATACCGCGTGTAAAAGATGGAGAAACTTATTACGAGAATATAACTATTTATCCGCTGATTAGTAACGGTCATGATGGAGTTGTCATTCGTCTGGACGATGTCACAGAGAGAGTGCGCATTGAAGAAATGATGATCCAGACTGAAAAAATGATGTCAGTAGGGGGGCTTGCAGCAGGAATGGCTCATGAAATCAATAATCCGCTAGGTGGGATATTACAGGGAACTCAAAATATTGAACGCCGTCTGTCTGCTGATATGCAAAAAAATATTATTGAAGCAGAAAAGCTTGGTGTAACCATCGAAACAATCCGTGAATATATTCAGGCTCGTGACATTTTTAAAATGCTGACAGGCATTAGAGAAGCTGCCTCAAGGGCTGCTGATATTATTACCAACATGCTCAACTTCAGTCGCAAACCGGAAGTTCATCGAACATCAAGTAAACTAGATAAAATTGTGGACGATGCAATATCTCTTGCCGCTCAAGACTATGATTTAAATAAAAAATATGATTTCAAACAGATAGAAATTATTAGAGATTATGAAAAAAATTTACCTTTTGTAATCTGTTCACCGACAGAAATTGAGCAGGTAATATTAAATCTGCTTGGAAATGCTGCTCAAGCAATGGAAAAAATGAATTTTCCAGAAAAGAAAGCCTGCATAACTATTAGAATTTATCAGCAAAAGGACTACATTGTAATTGAAGTTACAGATAATGGACCTGGAATGGAAGAATCAATACGCAAAAGAGTTTTCGAACCATTTTTTACAACAAAGCCTAAAGGCCAGGGAACAGGACTGGGACTTTCGGTTTCTTACTTTATTATTACGGAAAACCATCATGGCAGTTTCACTATTGATTCCACTTTAGGAAAGGGAACAACATTTGCTTTTAAACTGCCCATAAATAGATGA
- a CDS encoding pyridoxamine 5'-phosphate oxidase family protein has translation MINNEDLESRENSVKACVEMLCDNNILVLATQGKEGPHTSLMAYCCSHDGREIYMLSSKKSQKWMNLQQCNQVSLLIDDRDGKLKHKRNEIKALTVSGTFTESQPEDEKKILKYITQKNPETASLFSGPDCAVICVKVESFLMLNGPKQAFYSGMPTL, from the coding sequence ATGATTAATAATGAAGACTTAGAAAGCAGAGAGAATAGTGTAAAAGCATGTGTGGAAATGCTGTGCGACAACAATATACTGGTTCTGGCAACACAAGGTAAAGAAGGACCGCATACTTCGCTTATGGCTTATTGCTGTTCCCATGATGGGCGTGAAATATACATGCTCAGCAGCAAAAAAAGTCAAAAATGGATGAACCTACAGCAATGTAATCAAGTAAGTCTATTAATTGATGATCGAGATGGAAAACTTAAGCATAAGCGTAATGAAATTAAAGCTCTCACCGTCAGCGGAACTTTTACTGAGTCACAACCTGAAGATGAAAAAAAGATTTTAAAATATATTACCCAAAAAAATCCAGAGACAGCTTCACTATTTTCAGGTCCTGACTGCGCAGTTATTTGCGTCAAAGTAGAATCCTTTTTGATGCTGAATGGTCCAAAACAAGCTTTTTATTCCGGAATGCCAACCCTGTGA
- the acs gene encoding acetate--CoA ligase: protein MTDKAIENLMTEQRTYDPPADMQEQACVDIKEYDEIYRRAANEPEAFWAERARELLHWQRDFSSILESDSEKNEYKWFGGGRINASYNCLDRHLEQGRRNKAALIWQGEPEEDVSVYTYHMLHREVCRFANVLKKMGISKGDRIALYLPSVPELVIAMLACARIGAVHSVVFAGFSAVSLKNRILDCNAKILITADGVLRGGKIIPLKRNVDEALFECPSVEQVIIVKRAGIDIEFIEGRDTWWHDEIAALDIEDFCKPVFLKSDDPLFILHTSGSTGKPKGIVHTVGGYMTITAHTMQWVFDIKDDDVHWCTADLGWITGHSYVVYGPLESGATTLMFEGVPTYPRPDRYWDIVTKYGVSIFYTAPTVIRTLMREGSQWTDKYDLPSLRILGSVGETINPEVWIWFHKHVGKNQLPLLDTWWQTETGGILISPLPYVDKLKPGSTVKPLPGIEASVVRSDGSPADINEGGHLVINNPWPGMLNSIHNDQARYNKTYFERFPGKYETGDGARIDEDGFFWIMGRLDDVINVSGHRLGTSEIESALIAHPEVTEAAVVGIPHEIKGQSIYAYVTLRPGIDEDDDMRNRLREWVGKEIGPIAVPDTIQFSEGLPKTRSGKIMRRILRQIATGDDHFGDTSTLSDASVITDLIEGKEDLYD, encoded by the coding sequence ATGACTGACAAAGCAATTGAAAATCTTATGACTGAACAGAGAACCTATGATCCTCCTGCCGATATGCAGGAGCAGGCTTGTGTGGATATAAAAGAGTACGATGAAATTTATCGCAGGGCTGCCAATGAACCTGAAGCTTTCTGGGCAGAGAGAGCCCGGGAACTTTTACACTGGCAGAGAGACTTCAGCTCTATTCTGGAATCCGACTCAGAAAAAAATGAATACAAATGGTTTGGGGGTGGACGTATCAATGCTTCGTACAACTGCCTTGATCGTCATTTAGAACAGGGAAGACGTAATAAAGCCGCTCTCATATGGCAGGGGGAACCGGAAGAAGATGTAAGTGTGTACACCTACCACATGCTGCATCGTGAAGTATGCAGGTTTGCTAATGTTTTGAAAAAAATGGGTATCAGTAAGGGCGACAGAATTGCTTTGTATCTACCCTCGGTTCCTGAGCTGGTGATTGCTATGTTGGCTTGCGCCCGTATAGGAGCCGTCCATTCAGTTGTTTTTGCTGGTTTCTCGGCAGTAAGCCTGAAAAACCGTATCCTTGATTGCAATGCAAAAATACTCATTACTGCTGACGGAGTACTGCGCGGTGGCAAGATTATTCCACTGAAACGTAATGTTGATGAAGCACTATTTGAATGTCCTTCTGTTGAGCAGGTAATTATTGTTAAACGCGCAGGTATTGATATTGAGTTTATTGAAGGACGTGACACGTGGTGGCATGATGAAATTGCTGCTCTGGATATCGAAGATTTTTGCAAACCTGTTTTTTTAAAATCTGATGATCCTCTTTTTATATTGCATACATCCGGCAGCACAGGAAAACCAAAAGGGATAGTCCATACTGTCGGGGGCTACATGACCATCACTGCGCACACAATGCAGTGGGTGTTTGATATTAAAGATGATGATGTTCATTGGTGTACAGCAGATCTGGGCTGGATTACCGGTCACAGTTATGTTGTCTACGGTCCACTGGAGTCAGGGGCTACAACCTTGATGTTTGAAGGTGTACCGACATATCCGCGACCTGACCGCTACTGGGATATTGTGACCAAATATGGTGTCAGTATTTTTTATACCGCCCCAACTGTAATCAGGACCTTGATGCGTGAAGGGTCACAATGGACAGATAAATATGATCTTCCATCCTTACGAATTCTTGGAAGTGTAGGTGAAACCATTAATCCAGAAGTATGGATATGGTTCCACAAACATGTTGGGAAAAATCAACTTCCTCTACTTGATACATGGTGGCAGACCGAAACAGGCGGGATATTAATTTCACCGTTACCCTATGTGGATAAACTCAAACCGGGTTCTACAGTAAAACCGCTTCCTGGAATTGAAGCTTCAGTAGTACGCAGCGACGGAAGCCCTGCTGATATTAATGAAGGCGGACATCTTGTTATCAATAACCCTTGGCCCGGAATGCTAAATTCTATTCACAATGATCAGGCCAGATACAATAAAACATATTTTGAACGCTTCCCCGGAAAATACGAAACCGGAGATGGTGCGAGAATTGATGAAGACGGCTTCTTTTGGATCATGGGCAGACTTGATGATGTTATTAATGTTTCCGGTCATCGTCTGGGTACTTCCGAGATTGAATCTGCGCTTATTGCCCATCCTGAAGTAACTGAAGCTGCTGTAGTCGGTATCCCCCATGAAATTAAAGGTCAGTCCATATACGCGTATGTGACGTTACGTCCCGGCATAGATGAGGACGATGATATGCGTAACCGCTTACGGGAATGGGTTGGTAAAGAAATCGGTCCTATTGCCGTGCCAGATACAATTCAATTCTCTGAAGGTTTGCCTAAAACCCGCTCAGGTAAAATCATGCGCCGCATTTTGCGTCAGATTGCCACGGGAGATGATCATTTCGGTGATACTTCAACCCTTTCAGATGCGTCCGTAATTACTGATCTGATTGAAGGAAAAGAGGATCTTTATGATTAA